A segment of the Corylus avellana chromosome ca2, CavTom2PMs-1.0 genome:
cttcttcataaaatcaaaagacaatttttggcTCAAAGCTTTTTGCAACATAGAGAGTAAGAacctgatgaaaatatactcaagtTTCAATTATAACataccatatttttaatatatggcATTTTTCAAGGGTTTCGATGCctaaaattaaccaaaattacgtaatttgaaaatctactatttctttaaaaCCAAGAGGATCCTAATATGCATTAGCAATATTCCTAGTGAAAGACAGATTTTTAGGTAGATCAACAGTGGCCAATATCCTAGGCTGTTGTTGTATGGCAGCAACAATGTAGCATTAAGACCAGGGACAACTTTTTACCATGTGGAAGATACATTCTGTCCAATATTTGCTTTCCATGGAATCCTAGTATCAGAATCTCTTCACAATGTGAAGACTCTGTAAGATTTGTTGAAACAGTCCAAATTCCTAGGCAACTTTTACGGGCAGTAGTGTTAGTAGGAGAAACAAGAGATGCTGTTAATCACCTCAAAAGTCAAACATATGATCAATGATTGTAGCAATGATTGTAGGTTTGACCATTATTCCTTCCACATCTTTCATCTCCAAAGCTTACTATTTGGGGATTCTGCGTTGAAGCAGAAACATCAGGAATCTTCTATATATACCCCTTTCTTCTTGAATGATTGTAGTGTGACTGAATCCCTTTTTGTGTTCTAAAATCTCATCAGAAACGTACAACTATCAATTAAACAGGTtggaaaaagaattaattaatggcTTTGACAGCTGCAAGAGCATTTATCTTCCTGGTGCTGCTGGCGATACGGGCTTGCCAAGCCACCAGCCGAACGTTGCATGAAGCCTCCATGTCAGAGAGACATGAAAAATGGATGGCTTATTATGGCCGAGCTTACAAGAACAATGCAGAGAAGGAAATGCGTTTGAAGCTTTTCAAGCAAAATGTGGACTTCATTGAGTCTTTCAACAGTGCTGGGAATCGGCCGTATAAGCTGCGCATCAATGAGTTTGCAGATCAAACTAATGAAGAATTCCGGGCCTCTCGCAATGGATATAAGAGGTCCTCCTATTCTAGGCCATCTGCAATGACACCATTCAGGTATGAGAACATGACTGGAGTGCCAGCTAGAGTTGATTGGAGACAGTATGGAGCTGTTACTCCTGTTAAGGACCAGGGCGAATGTGGTAAGGCAAAGATACTCCATATCCTTATAATATTGTATagattggtatcagagcaaaaaaTTCTCCGCTTTTGTCTTGTTTTATCTGCTAATCAGTTGACTGATGTGTTCATGATCACAAAAGCACATCCACTTAAACATTTTCGTATCTTGTGTACActaccaccttgagtttgagggatgTTTGTTGTTCTTATTGTATacaataatgatgaataatatggaaatgaaaagaaaaagatagagaaaatcgagacacagatttacgtggttcgataATGTGCCTATTTTCACAGGAGAGTACAACTATATTTCACTATTctttgatttagggttacaacataataTACTTATAGGAAAATCTTAATTGTACGGATGTATTttgaaaaaccccaaaataccccgtACCGTACTTCTGCGCTTCGACAACTAGTCAACCATACTAATAGTTCAGTGCCtgagagaatatgagccacttattctaacatttaaaatttgattatatatgtaatattcTCCTCATTCCTCAAGCTTCTATtctctagttattttaacaatgaGCATGAATATTTGTAGGATGCTGTTGGGCATTTTCAGCGGTTGCAGCCATCGAAGGAATCACccaaatccaaaagaaaaagttggTATCTCTTTCCGAGCAAGAATTAGTTGATTGTGACACCAGCGGGGAAGACCTAGGCTGTGAAGGTGGTCTAATGGACAATGCCTTCAAATTTATCATCCACAACAAAGGCCTTACAACTGAAGACAAGTATCCCTACAAGGGATCAGACGGAAATTGCAGCAAGAGCGAGACAGCATCCTCTGCGGCCAAGATCACAGGATATGAAGATGTGACTGCCAATAGCGAGAAGGCACTGAAAATGGCGGTCGCCAACCAGCCGGTTTCTGTTGCCATTGATGCCGGCGGCTACCCCTTCCAGTTTTACTCCAAGGGGGTCTTCACAGGAGATTGTGGAAAAGATTTGGACCACGGCGTCACTGCAGTTGGTTATGGGAAATCAGATGGGAAGAAGTATTGGTTGGTGAAGAATTCATGGGGAACCAGTTGGGGCGAAGATGGATACATAAGAATGGAAAGAGATGTTGATGCTAAGGAAGGTCTATGTGGCATCGCCATGGAATCTTCCTTTCCCACTGCTTGAGTTGTAGAGTCGAAGGGTGAATAAACCATTTATCTTTCATTTAATTTCGCTGCATGAGCATGTTTTGCTATTTCTCCATGTTTATGTAAGTGGGATGTCATGTAAATGCTTGCACATCGGTTAGTACTTGTGCaacgctttcttttcctttcgtTGGTCGGGAGTAGGGTTGTAATCGAGCCGATTATTAAATGTTCAAGTTTTGTTCGTTAGGTTTTATTTCGAACACATGCAAGCCGAATTGGATAATTTGTTCGAGCtttgattcatttattttttgagcaaACTCCAATTTATTCATGAGTTGCtcagttaatttaattattaattccTTATATAAAGTACATCAATGATGAGtatgtatataaattcattatgCACACACACATATTAATATCAAGACTCACAATaacaataattcaaaatatatcTATTATATTCAGAAGATAGTTTATCCTTAAGATGTTCTAATTACGTAActaaaagtaatgctataaaaataataaaaatgaagttacacgagcttatacgagtaTAGTTCGTTTAATAATTGAGACTAATTTTATGTTCACGATTGACTCATGTATTAAATATGAACTGAATTCAAGTTGATTGAGTTTCAAGCTAATGCAGTAATTCCATCTTCCATGTACGTAGTAATAGAATTGTGAAGAACACCAATGGGCATCCTATCTATGGCCTACAGGGAAGATGCCCAAGCTTTATGAAGATCTGACTTCTGAGGCCCAAAAAATGTCATGTTTTGATGATGTTTTCTGGAAAGCtttcatttgaaattatattGCATGGAATCTGCTTTGTACAGTAAATGACATGCGCTCATATAGGTTAGAAATTTCTCACTCTTTTTTGCATATTCTTGAGCAGGGCAACACAAATCTTTAATTTTAGTCTACGGTGCTTAAACCATGCATGTTTAATAGCTTTACCCTTCTTTCAAACTTGAGAAGATTCTTGTTATTAAAACAAAAGTATATATGGAAGCCAAATCCTTTATGGAAAGCTTCCATTTGAAATTATATTGCAGGGAATGACTAATATATAAGAGATTAGCTATGAAAGCAGAGACGGAATCAGGAATTTTTATTGATAGGGGGCCAAagtatgaattaaaaatatatttaaatagggGACCAAGTAATTGATGGgaaacatattaaaattaaagactatatatatatatatatatatatatatatatatatatatagtattcaTTCAATGTTagaaaatataagcaaaataaaaattaattattttttaatataattcaatttttaatttaatcccCTGAATGTAAAGTGTATTAAAACTTATCAGAGATAAACATCACACACAGTCACGCAACACAAATGTAAAGCgtattaaaacttaaaatttttgaactGTTTTTTATCGTCCGGCCAAGACCAAACTTTGGATTGACTTTTTAATGGGTCGGGACCAAACTAATAATTTTTGGCCCAAATTCACATTTtaaagaataattaataatgaaaaataataattcaaaactGGGGGTGGGCCACTCCCGTCTGCATGTACGTAGTCCCGTCTCTGCATGAAAGCCAGCCAGTTTCTATGCAACCTCGCTCTAGTATCATGTACATCAGTAAGAGTAATGATCATATTGATGTCCATTTTGGGGTGTGGAGACCATTGACTTAGTCTtcgttcaaatatatatttttacctcCAATACACCAGTGACACTTGTTATCTTATGAATTGTTACGGGTTattattaattacaattaatttttactaaatAATTGTAATTGAATTCTTGTAAATATTTTCGAATTTACTCAACTAATCCCataaataattcttattttGACATTTGATTGCTCTATGAAATATTCCATAGTTGATATAAATTCATTTAGACTGGCATTTTAATTCATTACCTCTTATCTTTGAGTATccaatttaatcatataattatccTCTCACTTGTGAAATTATATTTCATTAAGAATATGTATTTTAGTACCTCATAATAAAATGTCATGGTCAGGCCGGGGCTtagaatagttattccattAAATCTATCTCAACTGAAAATTTCTTATCTTTATCATCTAGTCAAATGATTTAGATTATTTCTTGAGGATGGAGTTTCCACAACCCTACATGTAATCACCCAATGCATCAAGTATGTTGACTCCTAGATGAATCAAAGTGACCTCAACTTTACATTTGAGACTTCAATACTCTTAGGATTTAAAGTCAATGTCATAAGGAGTCTTGAAATTTCACATCATTCCCTTTGACAATGTTCAAATGAATGACAAATTTAGTGGTCCGTTCATTACATTGTATATGGAGAGCACTAAACCCAGAGTCGGAAGGGGGAAACAGTTCTTGCAATTCATCATCTACCACTATTTTCATTGTGATCAACTCATTCACCAAGTCTTGAAAATCACTCAAATGCTTAATTAGCAATAGACCTTCTCTTTTTAAGGTTCAAATTCACAAGTTGtctaattttaaaagcttaactTTGAGTTATCTTCCTCTCATAAAAaccttaatattttttcaaagataTGTATTTGTCTCTTGagattaggggtgaaaagacggttacggttagcggttattggctaaaactatTAAACGTAACTACCTAGGCgattagtaaaattcactaccCGCCTCCactaaccggcggttagcgtttagtaactctaataaccgctaaccattttttttaaaaaaaataaaaattcaaatcacacattttaaaatcatactttttgAAATTACAATCTTAAACGGACCCTAGTCAAATACTGTGCGATTTAGGCAATTGTATCGATTGGACCAGGTAGTTAGAACATGTTCAACGACATTAACTATTTTAGCTATTTAAGAGCAACTCCAAAAAATTGGCTAAAGGACTCATAATAGCAACATttaacttcttgtttttttttgtctccGACAGATAAGCTCTAGAGTAATTAAAATGCAAATTTTGCTACAGTAAATAGCACAATTTTACTATTTACTGCAGCACACTAggtgattattttattgtttctcaAAGATTACTTTTTACTAGCTTAGAGCCCGCGCTACGCgccgggtttttttttattttgtaatttactcaaaaagtctttaaaaagattatcaacaacaatttttattttcttctcttaataaactaattagctaccaaaaatgacaaatgttcataagatccttttaaaccatagttttactTAATACATAtctaagaaatttaaaaattcataaattttagttcttataaactgaaacatattaaatatttgttcccatatatttagtttaaaacgaaacataaaggaaaaaaattcaaaataaaaacatagattaatcaattatacaaaatgattgattaatcattatattccaacaatgacaCCACTTCTCCTCCATTACACAATCCATTATGGTAAACTTTTGTCTTTAGGAGTTGAACTTTAtcctcataaacaatttttttgagaaatttttctattacacgaacaaaaataaagaagtgtcctaaaatatatgagcatattgatattttattacaattatgtttactaattttgtaaacaaaagaatgttggtagtttaatttttctttttaaaaatgaaagagataaaaaaacaCTGGCAGGAATATTGACATAATCTAATTATAcatcgtaccaaaaataatgataggaaactttttcactatcattttccttaaatcaacgtgaaatttacaaaagaaaactaatcaatttgaataaataatatataaattagtataaaatttaagggaaaaaaatggaagaacataaccactattttttttttttaacaaccatccttcacatatataaagtaaatgaaactaattttaagacatacagGAAAATAAAGACGAAAAAATCTACACAATGAACATTAACATAATCTAAAAAAGTATCATACaccgtaccaaaaataatgataggaaactctcactatcatttcctaatttaatgtgaaatttacaaaagaaaaatattcaatttgaataaataatatataaattagtagaaaatttaagggataacaatggaagaacataaatacattaaataaagataaaataaaaaactaaaaataaaattttaatataattgaaagaattgtctttttctactgTATACGTTTCCCGACTCcattgaaaccttaaaaaccaatgtcatccattaattaagcatgtaaacaaataaaaataatgataggaaactctttcactatcatttcctaattcaatgtgaaatttacaaaagaaaaatattcaatttgaataaataatatataaattagtagaaaatttaagggataacaatggaagaacataaatacattaaataaagataaaataaaaaactaaaaataaaattttaatataattgaaagaattgtcttttttttactGTATACGTTTTCCGATTTcaatgaaaccttaaaaaccaatgtcatccattaattaagcatgtaaacatataaaaaaaaaattaaattactcaatgaacaacaacatgtacaaactaaaaaattatcaaccaaaaataacgataagaaactctctctctcattattatttcttgagttcaatgtaaaatttaccaaagaaaagtaatcatttgaataaaaaataatatataaattagaaaaaaaaataagggacaaaaaaaaaatggaagaacataagcaccggaaataaagataaaaaaaaaaaaaggaaaaaaaaatgaaaatactaattgaaaataactattctagataaaaaaaataataaaaaaaaaaactgtagtataatttttcattgagaaacaacgattgaaagattgaaaaattgaaaaaaactgttctagaaaaaaaatatatatatatatatatatataaaagaactgtagtataatttttcattgagaaacagcaatgcaaatctctctctctctcgtctttttctaaattgattgtgaaatttacaaaggaacattgagatataaatagaaagtaagagaagaaaaaaaaattagaaaaagatataagggacaaaaacaaaaatggaaggacataagcaccgaaaataaagataaaaaaaaaaaaaacgaataaaatgaaaatactaatataattgaaaataactattataTTCTTCATTGagaatagtataatttttcattgagaaataacgattgaaaaattgaaaagaactgttattgcaaaaaaataaaataaagaaaagaaatcattgagaaacaaTGATTAGAAactctctctacctctctcttgtagtcttgtctttttcctgatttgagtgtgaaattgatagaggaacattgagatataaatagaaagcaagagaagagaaaaagaaaaataaactgagagagaaagagagaatttgagaaccttttgttttcttcattaagacaattaaatatattacaaataaaactcatacattttaattgtctcatattgagatataaacataaagcaagagaagataaaaagaaaattaaataaagagagagaaatagagaatttgaaaaccttttgttttcttcattaagacaattcaatgcattacaaataaaaaataaaaaaatcggttcaaacataaattatgggagagagaaagatttaagacatttaaatgcagatagagggagagagagagagagagaaaattatgggagagagaaatagttaagacacttaaaccatataattagtttagagagagaaaagaaaatgttcaaacataaaattatattttaaaaaaaaaacggttgaaacataaattatgggagagagagagagagagattatgggagagtgggagttagcacaattaatttaaaaaaNNNNNNNNNNNNNNNNNNNNaaaataataaaaaaaaaaaaaaaaaagaattcagatataaaattatgggagaaagaTTTAAGATATTTAaatggagatagagggagagagagatagacaaaattatgggagacacaaatagttaagacacttaaaccatataattagtttagagagagaaaagaaaaggttcaaacataaaattatatttaaaaaaaaaacggttgaaacataaattatgaaagagaaagagattatgggagagtgagagttagcaaaattaattaaaaaaaaaaaagaaagaaaaagaattcaaataNNNNNNNNNNNNNNNNNNNNNNNNNNNNNNNNNNNNNNNNNNNNNNNNNNNNNNNNNNNNNNNNNtttaagacatttaagttgagatagagggagacataaattatgggagagtgagagttagcaaaattaattaaaaaaaaaaaaagaaagaaaaagaattcaaatataaaattatgggagagagatttaagacaattaagtggaaatagagggagagagagagattgacaaAAAAGGATTGAAAGACAAATTATGGgcgagagttagcacaattaaNNNNNNNNNNNNNNNNNNNNacataaattatgggagagaaagagattatgggagagtgagagttagcaaaattaattaaaaaaaaaaaagaaagaaaaagaattcaaatataaaattatgggagagagatttaagacaattNNNNNNNNNNNNNNNNNNNNNNNNNNNNNNNNNNNNNNNNNNNNNNNNNNNNNNNNNNNNNNNNNNNNNNNNNNNNNNNNNNNNNNNNNNNNNNNNNNNNTTGCTTTATTTTCTTAGAATTAAACTCAAATTTTGATGCATTTTGCTTCAAGTGATCAGGGAGTACattacataataatatatattttttgattaatttcaaatagttagaaaaatagaaatcaaGTATCCAATAACAAATTTTTGGGGCAAAAGGGTTTTTTTTCCTAGGTTTTTCATgcctaaatcattaaaaaaattcgaaaatattaatttttaggacCTTGAGGGTGATTACTATACAATTATTTCCTAATTAAGAGAAGTTACtgtctaacatttttttaattttttcctaattgTTACTGTCTAATTTGAAACAACAAGAAAATGCAGTATTATCATTTCCGGAAATCTCGAGCTAAGTTATTAATGTTGTTACTACTTTACCAACACGAGACATTTAGCAGGACAAGGCCAGGATCTTTAACAATGTTACATCTAATTATGTAAATaatgtcacatcatttaatttctttaatagCGTATCAACATATTTATCATACTAAATACTACAACATTAAATCTTAATCATGAAATGAATAAACCAAGAGCATCCTAATATGCATTAATCCCAATTGGATCAAGATCTTCTAcaatttctctaaaattaattGTAGATTATCAAATTACTTAATTTAGGCCATTTTTAAGCATCAAAACACTTGGAACAATgttatctattaaaaatgtggcagtACTTATCGAGctaaccaaaagaagaaaaaaaaatcctccaaaaaagcttcattttcatttttgtagagacgcttcttcttcataaaatcaaaagacaatttttggcTCAAAGCTTTTTGCAACATAGAGAGTAAGAacctgatgaaaatatactcaagtTTCAATTATAACataccatatttttaatatatggcATTTTTCAAGGGTTTCGATGCctaaaattaaccaaaattacgtaatttgaaaatctactatttctttaaaaCCAAGAGGATCCTAATATGCATTAGCAATATTCCTAGTGAAAGACAGATTTTTAGGTAGATCAACAGTGGCCAATATCCTAGGCTGTTGTTGTATGGCAGCAACAATGTAGCATTAAGACCAGGGACAACTTTTTACCATGTGGAAGATACATTCTGTCCAATATTTGCTTTCCATGGAATCCTAGTATCAGAATCTCTTCACAATGTGAAGACTCTGTAAGATTTGTTGAAACAGTCCAAATTCCTAGGCAACTTTTACGGGCAGTAGTGTTAGTAGGAGAAACAAGAGATGCTGTTAATCACCTCAAAAGTCAAACATATGATCAATGATTGTAGCAATGATTGTAGGTTTGACCATTATTCCTTCCACATCTTTCATCTCCAAAGCTTACTATTTGGGGATTCTGCGTTGAAGCAGAAACATCAGGAATCTTCTATATATACCCCTTTCTTCTTGAATGATTGTAGTGTGACTGAATCCCTTTTTGTGTTCTAAAATCTCATCAGAAACGTACAACTATCAATTAAACAGGTtggaaaaagaattaattaatggcTTTGACAGCTGCAAGAGCATTTATCTTCCTGGTGCTGCTGGCGATACGGGCTTGCCAAGCCACCAGCCGAACGTTGCATGAAGCCTCCATGTCAGAGAGACATGAAAAATGGATGGCTTATTATG
Coding sequences within it:
- the LOC132172300 gene encoding senescence-specific cysteine protease SAG39-like; translation: MALTAARAFIFLVLLAIRACQATSRTLHEASMSERHEKWMAYYGRAYKNNAEKEMRLKLFKQNVDFIESFNSAGNRPYKLRINEFADQTNEEFRASRNGYKRSSYSRPSAMTPFRYENMTGVPARVDWRQYGAVTPVKDQGECGCCWAFSAVAAIEGITQIQKKKLVSLSEQELVDCDTSGEDLGCEGGLMDNAFKFIIHNKGLTTEDKYPYKGSDGNCSKSETASSAAKITGYEDVTANSEKALKMAVANQPVSVAIDAGGYPFQFYSKGVFTGDCGKDLDHGVTAVGYGKSDGKKYWLVKNSWGTSWGEDGYIRMERDVDAKEGLCGIAMESSFPTA